In one Lolium rigidum isolate FL_2022 chromosome 3, APGP_CSIRO_Lrig_0.1, whole genome shotgun sequence genomic region, the following are encoded:
- the LOC124697718 gene encoding transcription factor BHLH089-like — protein sequence MDRAPALAAEPWRPPHPAAEPSSAVTGQSSGSRGAGAGGGRRRQREPPASEDDSARLVSTSGAAGGQDLADSEVKRFKANKSSVSDDNGSFRKDAEDSRNASKGVDQNPPPPEPPKQDFIHVRARRGQATDSHSLAERARREKITERMKILQDLVPGCNKVIGKASVLDEIINYVQSLERQIEFLSMKLEAVNAHVSNGAETFPPKDYGAPTYNTAPGLTFDPQTPREYAQGSPASEWLHMQIGGTYERVT from the exons ATGGACCGCGCCCCGGCGCTCGCCGCCGAGCCCTGGCGCCCGCCGCACCCCGCCGCGGAGCCGTCCTCCGCCGTCACGGGCCAGAGCAGCGGCTCCCGCGgggccggcgccggcggagggcggaggaggcagcGCGAGCCCCCCGCGTCCGAGGACGACTCCGCCAGGCTCgtctccacctccggcgccgccggcggccagGATTTG GCTGATTCCGAAGTGAAGCGTTTCAAGGCAAATAAATCCAGTGTCAGTGATGATAATGGCAGTTTCAGGAAAGATGCTGAAGATTCAAGAAATGCTAGTAAGGGTGTTGATCAAAATCCTCCACCGCCGGAGCCACCAAAGCAAGATTTCATCCATGTGAGGGCAAGAAGGGGTCAAGCAACTGACAGCCATAGTCTCGCAGAAAGG GCACGGCGTGAGAAGATAACCGAGCGGatgaaaattctccaagatctcgtCCCTGGATGCAACAAG GTTATTGGTAAAGCATCAGTCCTTGATGAGATAATCAATTATGTCCAATCCCTGGAACGTCAAATTGAG TTCCTCTCCATGAAGCTTGAGGCGGTTAATGCCCATGTGAGCAATGGAGCCGAAACATTTCCACCTAAAGAT TATGGCGCTCCGACATACAACACAGCACCTGGGTTGACGTTCGACCCACAAACACCAAGGGAATATGCCCAGGGCTCGCCGGCATCGGAGTGGCTTCACATGCAGATTGGTGGCACCTACGAAAGAGTAACATGA
- the LOC124697719 gene encoding uncharacterized protein LOC124697719, whose amino-acid sequence MTGLHDKRATTESRRSKRLERSKPEAAAPPARRARHAEGLVPPRKRESHVPAARVATPPSPPYGDRDPGDVTVAPPPAPRAEAPAPPPKRFGCGRVILPRTAYALRNRLVPDTSKPKPMPTPQRDEIIREERKRGQTWQTPMCARVGLEYYNSMNQDDEHELVKAVSSNAFVFNGIWFHANFLAKRKGATNCVDLVPKYFFAELVGCSGGHSCVSCVKLAPGDPKNIGGCSLCSEKMMHPAGGGYHGAQPRPVRHAPDGLQISFSF is encoded by the exons ATGACTGGCCTCCACGACAAGCGCGCCACCACCGAATCCCGGAGATCCAAGCGCCTTGAGCGCTCCAagcccgaggcggcggcgcctccggcacGCCGGGCCAGGCACGCCGAGGGTCTGGTTCCTCCGCGCAAGCGCGAGTCCCACGTCCCCGCTGCGAGGGTTGCGACACCACCTTCACCCCCTTACGGCGATCGGGACCCCGGTGATGTGACCGTggctcctcctccggctccccGTGCTGAGGCCCCGGCTCCTCCGCCTAAGCGCTTTGGCTGCGGTCGCGTTATTCTGCCTCGCACCGCATACGCACTCCGCAACCGCCTCGTCCCGGACACCAGCAAGCCCAAGCCCATGCCCACCCCCCAGCGCGACGAGATAATAAG GGAAGAACGTAAGCGTGGTCAAACATGGCAAACTCCAATGTGTGCACGTGTGGGTTTGGAATACTACAACAGCATGAATCAG GACGATGAGCATGAGCTGGTTAAAGCAGTAAGCAGCAATGCCTTTGTCTTCAATGGTATCTGGTTTCATGCAAATTTCCTTGCTAAGCGTAAAGGAGCTACCAACTGTGTTGATCTTGTCCCCAAGTACTTCTTTGCTGAATTGGTAGGCTGCAGTGGCGGCCATTCTTGTGTTTCATGTGTTAAGCTTGCGCCAG GTGATCCCAAAAACATTGGTGGCTGTAGTCTGTGCTCTGAAAAGATGATGCATCCTGCTGGTGGTGGATATCATGGTGCCCAACCTCGACCTGTTCGACATGCTCCTGATGGTCTACAGATTTCATTTAGTTTCTGA
- the LOC124700862 gene encoding uncharacterized protein LOC124700862, protein MARESWLTKVRSAMSSSTKSSPSSSTSGAPPLAGANSRKGNVGILAFEVANLVSKLLHLWRAVGDAAVARLRHETFYLDGVRKVVSDDDAFLLGLARAELVDALRAAGDAVGALAARCTDPCLRDFRDAFLEFAEVGRDRHRWAAATWKEMDVRARKMDKQVAGTAALRRAMEELVEAEHGLRKFLRCDVGGGGGGGGHRRSLSASKISVAAEQQQLIFSKKQDVKHLKQTSLWGCTFDVVVSSLARTAFTVLARIKLVFGDGGRDQWHAPLHRSLTLSSAVHPSLDAPPTPSRKSMSMETLPPFDVVATVQVQSASKRRRGFFEYSSATLVPPAGTLGAAALAPRYAGLVISIERMARSPRRMVGPDERDELYGMLTASVRAQLRARLRGAVAEADAGLASEWRAALGGILEWLAPMAHATVRWQAERSFEQRKTTTGTTDISRLPPRGGGGNTFLLQTLQFADRDKVEAAVVELLVGLNYVWRFEKEMSCRALFAVHRQLLDGTGATEDTGRNCHVGGYAVDGSGNGTVSSCA, encoded by the coding sequence ATGGCGCGCGAGTCATGGCTCACCAAGGTCCGATCGGCCATGTCCTCCTCCACTAAGTcgtcgccgtcttcctcgacgtcGGGGGCGCCGCCGCTGGCGGGCGCCAACAGCAGGAAGGGCAACGTCGGCATCCTGGCCTTCGAGGTGGCCAACCTGGTGTCGAAGCTGCTCCACCTGTGGCGCGCCGTGGGGGACGCCGCAGTGGCGCGCCTCCGCCACGAGACATTCTACCTCGACGGCGTCCGCAAGGTAGTCTCGGACGACGACGCCTTTCTCCTCGGCCTCGCGCGCGCCGAGCTAGTGGACGCGCTCCGTGCCGCCGGTGACGCCGTTGGCGCGCTCGCGGCACGCTGCACAGACCCATGCCTCCGCGACTTCAGGGACGCGTTCCTGGAGTTCGCCGAGGTTGGTCGTGACCGGCACCGGTGGGCCGCGGCGACGTGGAAGGAGATGGACGTCCGGGCGCGCAAGATGGACAAGCAGGTGGCCGGCACCGCCGCGCTCCGGAGGGCCATGGAGGAGCTGGTGGAGGCCGAGCACGGCCTCCGGAAGTTCCTCCGGTGCGACGttggcggaggaggtggcggggGAGGGCATCGGCGCAGCTTGTCGGCGAGCAAGATCTCGGTGGCAGCGGAGCAGCAGCAGCTGATATTCTCCAAGAAGCAGGACGTGAAGCACCTCAAGCAGACGTCTCTGTGGGGATGCACCTTCGACGTCGTCGTCTCGTCGCTGGCGCGCACGGCTTTCACCGTCCTTGCGCGCATAAAGCTCGTCTTCGGCGACGGCGGCCGGGACCAGTGGCACGCGCCGCTCCACCGGAGCCTCACCCTCTCGTCCGCCGTCCACCCGTCCCTAGACGCACCGCCGACGCCGTCGCGCAAGTCCATGTCGATGGAGACGTTGCCGCCGTTCGACGTCGTCGCCACCGTCCAGGTCCAGAGCGCGAGCAAACGGAGGCGCGGCTTCTTCGAGTACAGCTCGGCGACGCTGGTGCCGCCGGCTGGGACACTGGGCGCGGCGGCTCTGGCGCCGCGGTACGCCGGGCTGGTGATCTCGATCGAGCGCATGGCGCGATCGCCGCGGCGGATGGTGGGCCCAGACGAGCGGGACGAGCTCTACGGCATGCTCACGGCGAGCGTGCGCGCGCAGCTCCGGGCGCGGCTGCGCGGGGCCGTGGCCGAGGCAGACGCGGGTCTCGCCAGCGAGTGGCGCGCCGCGCTGGGCGGCATCCTGGAGTGGCTGGCCCCCATGGCGCACGCCACGGTGCGGTGGCAGGCGGAGCGCAGCTTCGAGCAGAGGAAGACGACCACGGGGACGACGGACATATCCCGGTTGCCACCTCGGGGCGGGGGTGGCAACACGTTCTTGCTGCAGACGCTGCAGTTCGCCGACCGCGACAAGGTGGAGGCCGCCGTAGTAGAGCTGCTCGTCGGGCTCAACTACGTGTGGCGGTTCGAGAAGGAGATGAGCTGCCGCGCGCTCTTTGCTGTCCACCGCCAGCTCCTCGACGGCACCGGCGCCACCGAGGACACCGGCCGCAATTGCCATGTTGGAGGCTACGCCGTCGACGGGAGTGGCAATGGAACAGTAAGCTCGTGCGCGTAA
- the LOC124704579 gene encoding LOW QUALITY PROTEIN: uncharacterized protein LOC124704579 (The sequence of the model RefSeq protein was modified relative to this genomic sequence to represent the inferred CDS: substituted 3 bases at 3 genomic stop codons): protein MNSSAVIFCCLPPTPAPGKTSIPKSNTRIGRRDLVLRSSELATLAALFSFSGTKPSYLGVQKSPPSLALCPATNSCVSTSEKMSDTTHYAPPWNYNPKDGPRGKPISKDEAMKELIEVVTKTKPDKFTPNIVEKGDDLVSXFYNVXIALXFTMVVHCSVQFVDDVEFWFPPGKKSIVEYRSASRSGFKDFDINKKRVKALRLELEKKGWASESSF from the exons ATGAACTCGTCTGCGGTCATCTTCTGTTGCCTCCCGCCGACCCCCGCTCCGGGAAAGACATCAATCCCAAAGAGCAACACAAGAATCGGACGGAG AGACCTCGTTCTCAGGAGCAGCGAGCTCGCcaccctcgccgccctcttcagcTTCAG TGGCACCAAACCGAGCTATCTCGGCGTGCAGAAGAGTCCCCCCTCCCTTGCGCTGTGCCCTGCCACTAACAGCTGTGTGTCAACGTCCGAGAAGATGAGCGATACGACTCACTACGCACCCCCATG GAATTACAACCCCAAGGATGGCCCCAGGGGTAAACCCATAAGCAAAGACGAGGCCATGAAAGAGCTCATCGAAGTT GTGACGAAGACAAAGCCGGATAAGTTCACTCCAAATATAGTAGAGAAAGGAGACGATCTCGTAAGCTAATTTTACAATGTGTAGATAGCACTGTAATTCACTATGGTTGTCCATTGCTCCGTGCAGTTTGTAGACGATGTTGAGTTCTGGTTCCCTCCTGGCAAGAAATCAATTGTTGAGTACCGATCGGCATCTCGGTCAGGATTCAAAGACTTCGATATCAACAAGAAGAGAGTAAAG GCACTGAGATTGGAACTGGAAAAGAAGGGCTGGGCTTCAGAAAGCAGCTTCTGA